One genomic window of Syngnathus acus chromosome 11, fSynAcu1.2, whole genome shotgun sequence includes the following:
- the si:dkey-266f7.9 gene encoding 1-phosphatidylinositol phosphodiesterase — MEYKFIKLLLLLGISSLSRGAIQRPDYDDTATPEFLNPSWMASIPDERPLSELTMPGTHNTMALYGGVYAECQTWSLDLQLRAGVRFLDVRVRHVDGNLTIHHGVVYQHAHFGQVLEGVQEFLASFPSETVLMRIKEELSDTDNIYGAVVEHIWRYVRWDMLWHSRLVPTMGQARGKLIILQDFFGPDLGMRYASMDIADDWKVPTLLHVKEKWQSVYEHLEMAPTGNKDQIFLTYSSGTGVFAAPRAVAQRVNLQLYDYLRAKANLTQRFGIICMDFPAAPMIQTIIDFQLEADVGQLPLKRLAVQFNDK; from the exons ATGGAGTACAAATTCATCAAGCTCCTGCTCCTTTTGGG CATCTCCAGTTTGAGCAGGGGCGCAATCCAGCGACCAGATTACGACGACACAGCCACCCCAGAGTTCCTTAACCCGTCCTGGATGGCAAGCATCCCTGACGAGCGGCCCCTGTCCGAGCTCACCATGCCCGGCACCCATAACACCATGGCGCTTTACGGCGGCGTCTATGCCGAGTGCCAAACGTGGAGCCTGGATTTGCAGTTGCGCGCCGGCGTCCGCTTCCTGGACGTGCGCGTGCGCCACGTGGATGGCAACCTCACCATTCACCACGGGGTGGTGTACCAGCATGCCCACTTCGGCCAGGTGCTGGAGGGCGTGCAAGAATTCCTGGCCAGTTTCCCGAGCGAGACGGTGCTGATGCGCATCAAGGAAGAGCTGAGCGACACCGATAACATCTACGGGGCCGTGGTGGAGCACATATGGCGCTACGTCCGATGGGACATGCTGTGGCACAGCCGCCTGGTGCCCACCATGGGTCAGGCGCGAGGTAAGCTCATCATCCTGCAGGACTTCTTTGGGCCAGACTTGGGGATGCGCTACGCCTCTATGGACATTGCTGATGACTGGAAG GTCCCCACACTTCTGCACGTGAAGGAGAAGTGGCAGAGTGTCTACGAGCACCTTGAGATGGCGCCCACGGGGAATAAGGACCAGATCTTCCTCACCTACAGCAGCGGCACGGGCGTCTTTGCCGCCCCGAGAGCGGTGGCACAACGTGTCAATCTTCAGCTGTACGACTACTTGAGGGCCAAGGCTAATCTGACCCAACGCTTTGGTATCATATGCATGGACTTCCCCGCTGCTCCCATGATTCAAACAATTATTGACTTCCAGCTTGAGGCGGACGTGGGCCAGCTACCTTTGAAGCGGCTTGCTGTGCAAtttaatgacaaataa
- the rpz2 gene encoding rapunzel 2 isoform X1, translating into MADGSQVKKTAVVVLTYVEKVSSFASSINPIFGVVSALVGVARKGLMDKEGHELEEDFQAIHSKLESISKKNRQCLMQIRIDEVNETFGKYEEYIKHQYAAFNTMVVQMKRDPDNTPRHMQHFERIYERDKMDTGLDVYYRGVMGTGPLFGRPLLKVYLENCNADAEIMERHCSHVAHLFQMGLIALMAYTAVTEDDEDEVRKKWADRVRDIQEKMQEVLTLCNIRDLDPPSDDKSLAS; encoded by the coding sequence atggcagacgGCTCCCAGGTAAAGAAAACAGCTGTCGTGGTTCTGACTTACGTGGAGAAGGTGTCCTCTTTCGCCTCGTCCATCAACCCTATCTTTGGCGTTGTCTCCGCCCTGGTGGGTGTGGCCCGCAAGGGTCTCATGGATAAAGAGGGCCACGAGCTGGAAGAGGACTTCCAGGCCATCCACAGCAAGCTGGAGAGCATCTCCAAGAAGAACCGGCAGTGCCTGATGCAGATCCGGATCGATGAGGTGAACGAGACCTTTGGCAAGTACGAGGAGTACATCAAGCATCAGTACGCGGCCTTCAACACCATGGTGGTGCAGATGAAGAGAGACCCGGACAACACGCCGCGCCACATGCAGCACTTTGAGCGGATCTACGAACGGGACAAAATGGACACCGGTCTGGATGTGTACTACCGTGGCGTGATGGGCACAGGCCCGCTCTTCGGCAGGCCCCTGCTGAAGGTCTACCTGGAGAACTGCAACGCCGACGCTGAAATCATGGAGCGCCACTGCTCGCACGTGGCCCACCTCTTCCAAATGGGCCTCATCGCCCTCATGGCTTATACTGCAGTCACAGAGGACGATGAGGACGAGGTGCGCAAAAAGTGGGCCGACAGGGTGCGCGACATCCAGGAGAAGATGCAGGAGGTGCTCAC